The following proteins come from a genomic window of Corynebacterium falsenii:
- a CDS encoding undecaprenyl-diphosphate phosphatase — protein MTTDMSWAQTIILSLVQGLTEFLPVSSSGHLRIISSLFWGEDAGASFTAVIQLGTELAVLVYFAKDIWNILTAWFKGVGEQITDWQRKHGVRTYRDRFDYRMGWMVIVGTLPVAILGYLGKDVIRENLRNLWITAAMLVLFSFVFIVAERVGRRQRSFGELTMKDAVIMGLAQCLALIPGVSRSGGTVSAGLFLDLDREVATRFSFLLAIPAVLASGLFSLPDAFAPQAGQAASGMQLLVGTAIAFVVGYASIAWLLRFVAHHSFAWFAAWRIPFGLLVMGLLAFGVLQP, from the coding sequence ATGACTACTGACATGTCGTGGGCACAGACAATCATTTTGTCTCTAGTACAGGGCCTCACCGAGTTTCTTCCGGTGTCTTCTTCCGGGCACCTCCGCATCATTTCTTCGCTCTTTTGGGGCGAGGACGCCGGCGCCTCGTTCACCGCTGTGATCCAGCTGGGTACGGAGCTGGCTGTGCTCGTGTACTTCGCCAAGGACATTTGGAACATTCTCACGGCATGGTTCAAGGGCGTGGGGGAGCAGATCACGGACTGGCAGCGCAAGCACGGCGTGCGTACCTACCGCGACCGCTTCGACTACCGCATGGGGTGGATGGTGATTGTCGGCACGCTCCCGGTGGCCATTCTTGGGTACTTGGGCAAGGACGTCATCCGCGAGAATCTGCGCAACCTGTGGATCACTGCCGCCATGCTGGTGCTGTTTTCTTTCGTGTTCATCGTGGCCGAGCGTGTGGGCCGCAGACAGCGCAGCTTCGGCGAACTGACGATGAAGGACGCCGTCATCATGGGCCTGGCTCAGTGCCTGGCGCTGATTCCCGGTGTGTCCCGCTCCGGTGGCACCGTGTCCGCAGGTTTGTTCCTCGACCTCGACCGCGAGGTTGCCACGCGCTTTTCTTTCTTGCTGGCGATCCCCGCGGTGTTAGCTTCCGGACTGTTTTCCCTGCCCGATGCGTTCGCTCCGCAGGCGGGCCAGGCCGCCAGCGGCATGCAGCTGCTCGTGGGCACGGCCATCGCCTTCGTGGTGGGTTATGCCTCCATCGCCTGGCTGCTGCGCTTCGTCGCCCACCACTCCTTCGCCTGGTTTGCTGCGTGGCGTATTCCCTTCGGCCTGTTGGTTATGGGTCTACTGGCATTCGGAGTTCTGCAACCATAA
- a CDS encoding quinone-dependent dihydroorotate dehydrogenase yields MADTTDTPRSAHRGGILRTARGVGYDAALRAMFRMAPERIHGRMTGTLSRLSQSPSALAAVEKMWAVHDPALVQTVAGLTFPRPLGLAAGFDKDALEVNVWGPLGFGFAEMGTVTAVAQPGNPTPRLFRLPEDKALLNRMGFNNEGARAAALRLERRRTSVPIGANLGKTKLTDPAVAANDYRESAKALGDTADYLVINVSSPNTPGLRDLQAVDSLRPIIAAVQDESDRPLFVKIAPDLSDDDVDAVTDLALELGVTGLIATNTTISRAGLKTDPGYVRSLGAGGISGAPVAKRAMEVLRRISRRSAAADGELVLIGVGGIVTPQDAWERIAAGAQLLQGYTQLIYGGPDWIRDIHLGLGEQLRAHGLSNISEAVGTELKWTLD; encoded by the coding sequence ATGGCCGACACAACAGACACCCCACGCTCCGCGCACCGCGGCGGCATCCTGCGCACTGCTCGTGGTGTGGGGTACGACGCAGCGCTGCGGGCTATGTTCCGCATGGCTCCCGAGCGGATTCACGGACGCATGACCGGAACGTTGTCTCGGCTGTCCCAATCCCCCAGTGCGCTGGCTGCGGTGGAGAAGATGTGGGCGGTGCACGACCCAGCGCTGGTGCAAACCGTTGCGGGTCTGACCTTCCCTAGGCCGCTGGGTTTGGCGGCGGGGTTCGATAAGGACGCGCTGGAGGTCAACGTGTGGGGGCCACTGGGCTTCGGCTTCGCGGAGATGGGAACGGTGACTGCGGTCGCACAGCCGGGTAACCCCACTCCCCGACTGTTCCGACTGCCCGAAGACAAGGCCCTGCTCAACCGCATGGGATTCAACAATGAGGGCGCGCGGGCTGCGGCTCTGCGCCTCGAACGCCGGCGCACGTCGGTGCCGATTGGTGCGAACTTGGGCAAGACGAAGCTCACGGACCCCGCGGTGGCGGCGAACGACTACCGGGAGTCGGCTAAGGCGCTGGGCGACACAGCGGACTACCTGGTCATCAACGTGTCCTCCCCCAATACGCCGGGTTTGCGCGATCTCCAAGCGGTCGATAGCTTGCGCCCGATTATTGCGGCGGTGCAGGACGAGTCGGATCGCCCGCTGTTTGTGAAGATCGCGCCGGACCTTAGCGATGACGACGTAGACGCGGTGACGGATCTCGCCCTGGAGCTGGGGGTCACGGGCCTCATCGCGACGAACACTACGATCAGTCGGGCGGGGTTGAAGACTGACCCCGGTTACGTGCGGTCTCTGGGCGCGGGCGGCATCTCGGGGGCGCCGGTGGCGAAGCGGGCTATGGAGGTGCTGCGGCGGATCTCTCGGCGCAGTGCTGCTGCTGATGGCGAGCTGGTGCTCATTGGGGTGGGTGGCATCGTGACGCCACAGGACGCCTGGGAGCGCATCGCGGCGGGTGCCCAGTTGCTGCAGGGCTACACGCAGCTGATCTACGGCGGCCCGGACTGGATCCGCGACATCCATCTGGGATTGGGCGAGCAGTTGCGCGCCCACGGGCTGAGTAATATCTCTGAGGCCGTGGGTACGGAACTGAAGTGGACGCTGGATTAG
- the mshC gene encoding cysteine--1-D-myo-inosityl 2-amino-2-deoxy-alpha-D-glucopyranoside ligase produces the protein MHSWPNPEIPKLDIADTANTADTSDTSGVQAPELFLYDTANDAVKPVKRPDPGHEVGVYVCGITPYDSTHLGHAATYLTFDLINRYLIATGSPVHYVQNITDVDDPLFERAERDGVDWRELGTSQINLFRSDMEALEVIPPRDYIGAMESIDEVVAMVERLLEVGAAYQLDDEYPDIYADHTFTSQFGYESRYDESTMDELFAERGGDPDRPGKRHPLDALLWRAHREGEPAWEAPFGAGRPGWHIECSAIATNRLGASFAIQGGGSDLRFPHHEYSAAHAEAAHNTPRMAEHYVHAGMIGLDGVKMSKSLGNLVFVSKLTAQGHDPSAIRLGVFASHYRGDRDWSDEVLATAEQRLSTWREALRRAEESALNGWTAPTAEEVRDVIQDITARIAQDLDTPGALAAMDQFAQRLLARPDEEAQDGRSLAASDIKVETTAETTAATTAAQKVRSALYALLGVRV, from the coding sequence ATGCACTCGTGGCCGAATCCTGAAATACCCAAGCTCGACATTGCAGATACTGCTAATACTGCTGATACTTCTGATACTTCCGGTGTTCAAGCACCAGAGCTCTTTCTCTACGACACCGCAAATGACGCGGTGAAACCCGTCAAGCGCCCCGATCCCGGCCACGAGGTCGGGGTGTACGTCTGCGGAATCACCCCGTATGACTCCACGCACCTGGGGCACGCGGCCACCTACCTCACGTTCGACCTCATCAACCGTTACCTCATTGCGACGGGCTCGCCGGTGCACTACGTACAGAACATCACCGACGTTGATGATCCACTATTCGAGCGCGCCGAGCGCGACGGCGTGGACTGGCGAGAACTCGGAACCAGCCAGATCAACCTGTTCCGCAGTGACATGGAGGCACTCGAGGTCATCCCGCCTCGCGATTACATTGGCGCGATGGAATCCATCGATGAAGTGGTCGCGATGGTTGAGCGTCTCCTCGAGGTCGGCGCCGCCTACCAGCTCGATGACGAGTACCCGGACATCTACGCCGACCACACCTTCACCTCCCAGTTCGGTTACGAATCTCGGTACGACGAATCCACCATGGATGAACTGTTTGCCGAGCGCGGTGGAGATCCCGACCGCCCCGGCAAACGGCACCCGCTCGATGCCCTGCTCTGGCGCGCCCACCGCGAAGGCGAACCCGCGTGGGAGGCGCCCTTCGGCGCGGGCCGACCGGGCTGGCACATCGAGTGTTCCGCTATCGCCACCAACCGCCTGGGGGCGTCCTTCGCCATCCAAGGTGGCGGCAGCGACCTGCGCTTTCCTCATCATGAGTACTCCGCAGCCCACGCCGAGGCCGCGCACAACACCCCCCGGATGGCTGAGCACTACGTGCACGCCGGCATGATCGGCCTCGATGGCGTGAAGATGAGCAAGTCGCTGGGCAACCTCGTCTTTGTGTCTAAGCTCACCGCGCAGGGGCACGACCCGTCAGCAATTCGCCTGGGCGTATTTGCTAGCCACTACCGCGGCGATCGCGACTGGTCGGACGAGGTTCTCGCCACCGCCGAGCAGCGACTTTCCACCTGGCGCGAGGCGCTTCGCCGTGCCGAGGAGTCCGCACTGAACGGATGGACCGCACCAACAGCAGAGGAGGTGCGTGACGTCATCCAGGACATCACAGCCCGGATTGCTCAGGATCTCGACACTCCGGGGGCGCTCGCCGCGATGGATCAGTTCGCGCAGCGCCTCCTGGCACGCCCCGACGAGGAGGCACAGGATGGTCGGAGCCTGGCGGCGTCGGATATAAAGGTGGAGACTACTGCGGAGACAACCGCGGCGACAACGGCGGCACAAAAGGTGAGGAGCGCGCTGTATGCGCTGCTAGGAGTGCGGGTGTAG
- a CDS encoding phosphoribosyl-ATP diphosphatase produces MKAILWDMDGTLVDSEPLWGIATYELGEAMGRPLTPEVRAKTVGCTTPNTVRICGAHAGLSMDDATVDHWVAWMYRRVEELLSTQLPFRPGVPEILAEADALSAAGQGTPMALVTNTNRALTNVSLRSIGVEHFDFTLCGDEVPAGKPEPDIYEEAARRCGVHPNECLVLEDSTTGMLAAQRAGCRVVGIPTDDSTQIPEGVPTLEQLRPGHKDLKGFTLADLRGLYEDAEVTSPSASSTSGVESSGTAKSEPTLAMDHGHETMKHVSESKSESTSESENALKNFESLFKELATKAEQRPEGSGTVEALDRGVHFLGKKIMEEAGEVWLAAEYQSDDELSEEISQLIYWLQVVMINRGLKPEDVYKHL; encoded by the coding sequence ATGAAGGCAATCTTGTGGGATATGGACGGCACCCTCGTGGACTCGGAGCCACTGTGGGGCATCGCAACGTACGAGCTAGGGGAGGCGATGGGCCGCCCGCTCACGCCCGAGGTCAGGGCAAAGACCGTGGGTTGCACCACGCCCAACACTGTCCGGATCTGTGGCGCTCACGCTGGTCTTTCTATGGACGACGCCACAGTGGACCACTGGGTCGCATGGATGTATCGGCGTGTCGAGGAGCTGCTCTCCACCCAGCTACCGTTCCGCCCTGGTGTGCCGGAGATCCTCGCTGAGGCGGATGCGTTGTCAGCAGCAGGGCAGGGGACCCCGATGGCACTGGTGACGAACACGAATCGCGCGTTGACGAACGTGAGCTTGCGATCGATCGGTGTGGAACACTTCGATTTCACGCTGTGTGGTGACGAGGTCCCGGCTGGTAAACCTGAGCCGGATATTTATGAGGAGGCGGCTCGCCGGTGCGGTGTGCACCCGAACGAGTGCCTAGTGTTGGAGGATTCCACCACGGGCATGTTGGCTGCTCAGCGGGCTGGATGCCGGGTGGTGGGCATTCCGACGGATGATTCCACGCAAATCCCCGAGGGCGTGCCCACCTTGGAGCAGCTTCGGCCCGGCCACAAGGATCTGAAGGGTTTCACCTTGGCGGACCTCCGGGGTTTGTATGAGGACGCGGAGGTTACTTCTCCGTCAGCATCGTCGACTTCCGGCGTGGAGTCTTCTGGTACCGCAAAGTCGGAACCGACACTCGCGATGGATCACGGTCATGAGACAATGAAGCACGTGAGCGAATCAAAGAGTGAATCAACAAGTGAATCAGAGAACGCACTAAAGAACTTTGAGTCTTTGTTCAAGGAACTAGCCACCAAGGCGGAGCAGCGGCCCGAGGGTTCCGGCACCGTCGAGGCCCTCGACCGTGGCGTGCACTTCCTGGGCAAGAAGATCATGGAAGAAGCCGGCGAGGTGTGGCTGGCCGCCGAGTATCAGTCGGATGATGAGCTGTCCGAGGAGATCTCCCAGCTCATTTACTGGCTGCAGGTGGTTATGATCAACCGTGGGCTCAAGCCCGAGGACGTCTACAAGCATCTGTAG
- the hisG gene encoding ATP phosphoribosyltransferase, translating into MLRVAVPNKGSLSEKATEILKEAGYATRGDSKSLTVADEANGVEFYFLRPKDIAIYIASGHLDMGITGRDLAADCREEVDELLELGFGASTFRYAAPADEEWSIDKLEGKRIATSYPNLVRKDLKERGISAEVIRLDGAVEISTRLGVAHAIADVVSTGRTLRKQGLKPFGEALCVSEAVIVGRKGATVTDEQRVLIKRIEGILHAQTYLMLDYNVPRKNLDQVSAITPGLSAPTVAPLANPEWVAVRAMVPRAQANSLMDELSALGAEAILASDIRIARI; encoded by the coding sequence ATGCTCCGCGTTGCAGTTCCCAACAAGGGCTCGCTTTCGGAAAAAGCGACCGAAATTCTCAAAGAAGCAGGTTACGCAACCCGCGGCGACTCCAAGTCCCTCACCGTGGCCGACGAGGCCAACGGTGTGGAGTTCTACTTCCTGCGCCCCAAGGACATCGCCATCTACATCGCTTCCGGCCACCTAGACATGGGCATCACGGGACGCGACCTCGCCGCCGACTGCCGGGAAGAGGTCGACGAGCTGCTAGAACTAGGCTTCGGCGCCTCGACCTTCCGCTACGCCGCGCCAGCTGACGAAGAGTGGAGCATCGACAAGCTGGAGGGCAAGCGCATTGCCACCAGCTACCCGAACCTGGTTCGTAAGGATTTGAAGGAGCGGGGCATCTCTGCGGAGGTCATTCGCTTGGACGGGGCAGTGGAGATTTCCACCCGCCTCGGCGTGGCCCACGCAATCGCCGATGTGGTTTCGACCGGGCGGACCCTGCGCAAGCAAGGCCTGAAGCCGTTCGGTGAGGCACTATGTGTGTCGGAGGCTGTGATCGTGGGCCGCAAGGGCGCCACGGTAACGGACGAGCAGCGTGTCTTGATCAAGCGCATCGAGGGCATCCTCCATGCGCAGACGTACCTGATGCTCGATTACAACGTGCCGCGCAAGAACCTAGATCAGGTCTCGGCCATCACTCCTGGCTTGTCCGCTCCGACGGTCGCCCCTTTGGCGAATCCCGAGTGGGTCGCGGTGCGTGCCATGGTGCCGCGTGCCCAGGCTAACTCGCTCATGGACGAGCTGTCTGCGCTGGGTGCGGAGGCGATCTTGGCCTCTGACATCCGCATCGCCCGCATCTAG
- a CDS encoding thioesterase family protein, with protein sequence MTATPPTDNAYFIANGSHDADGLTYRDYQPTKHTESPWGEGFQHGSPPAALVATVLEDGARDNGLDLNAGRFSRMTVEILGAVPLTELRTRAQVIRPGKRISLLEAVVEDESGREYIRGTGWWIKGSDSASIERGVGEDMPGPEGATSADDFLGRWSSGYIDSIEVTRAPLSDQQLAIKKNRNRNIYWSRTDLPVVAGREDSPWMRVMKTVDIANGLNNILDTDEWTYMNVDTTVYLHRLMRGEWLGLNAEANYGADGIGTTVTRIYDEHGPIGSCNQGLILNRR encoded by the coding sequence ATGACTGCCACCCCACCCACCGACAACGCTTACTTCATCGCCAACGGCAGCCACGACGCAGACGGGCTCACCTACCGCGACTACCAGCCCACGAAGCACACCGAAAGCCCCTGGGGCGAGGGATTCCAGCACGGCTCCCCGCCTGCCGCGCTGGTGGCCACGGTGCTCGAGGATGGCGCCCGCGACAACGGCCTCGATCTCAACGCGGGCCGCTTCTCCCGCATGACCGTCGAAATCCTCGGCGCCGTGCCGCTCACTGAGCTGCGCACCCGCGCGCAGGTCATCCGCCCGGGCAAGCGCATTTCCCTGCTCGAGGCCGTGGTGGAAGACGAATCCGGGCGCGAGTACATCCGTGGCACCGGCTGGTGGATCAAGGGCTCCGATTCCGCCTCCATCGAGCGGGGCGTCGGCGAGGACATGCCGGGTCCGGAAGGCGCCACCTCGGCCGATGACTTCCTCGGCCGGTGGTCCTCGGGCTACATCGACTCCATCGAGGTCACCCGCGCCCCGCTATCCGACCAGCAGCTTGCGATCAAGAAAAACCGCAATCGCAACATCTACTGGAGCCGCACCGACCTGCCCGTGGTCGCCGGCCGCGAGGACTCCCCGTGGATGCGCGTGATGAAGACCGTCGATATCGCCAATGGTCTCAACAACATCCTCGACACCGACGAGTGGACCTACATGAACGTGGATACCACTGTGTACCTGCACCGTCTCATGCGCGGCGAGTGGTTGGGGCTCAACGCGGAGGCCAACTATGGCGCAGACGGCATCGGCACCACCGTGACGCGCATCTACGACGAGCACGGCCCTATCGGTAGCTGCAACCAGGGGCTGATCCTCAACCGACGCTAG
- a CDS encoding YbhB/YbcL family Raf kinase inhibitor-like protein, which produces MSNANTNHKPTYIDDRFPGPDPYAPLADLPALKVTSESFNDGDRLPEDQLAEKSISPQLSWEPGPEGTKTYAVTCFDPDAPTASGFWHWAVFNIPADVTSLPLDAGNDSLTELPEGAVALRGDSRSWGYYGAEPPAGHGPHRYLFAVHAVGEELDINDRQTPTVLGFNLNFKATARGIIWGWAETEA; this is translated from the coding sequence ATGTCGAACGCGAACACCAATCACAAGCCCACGTACATCGACGATCGGTTCCCCGGTCCTGATCCGTACGCCCCCTTGGCCGACCTTCCCGCGCTGAAGGTGACCAGCGAATCCTTCAACGATGGCGACCGCCTTCCCGAAGATCAGCTGGCCGAGAAGAGCATCTCTCCGCAGCTGTCTTGGGAGCCCGGCCCCGAGGGAACCAAGACCTATGCGGTTACCTGCTTCGACCCCGATGCCCCCACCGCCAGCGGTTTCTGGCACTGGGCCGTGTTCAACATCCCCGCCGATGTCACCTCCCTGCCACTGGACGCAGGAAACGACAGTCTCACCGAACTTCCCGAGGGCGCCGTTGCCTTGCGCGGCGATAGCCGCTCCTGGGGTTACTACGGCGCCGAGCCCCCAGCAGGCCACGGACCCCACCGATACCTGTTCGCCGTCCACGCTGTAGGCGAGGAGCTGGATATCAACGACCGGCAGACCCCCACGGTCCTGGGCTTTAATTTGAATTTCAAGGCTACGGCCCGCGGCATTATCTGGGGATGGGCCGAGACCGAAGCCTAG
- the aspA gene encoding aspartate ammonia-lyase, with amino-acid sequence MSETPTPSPNALASTSGKVVASTDIITSAETYSQKARSAESFRTEVDLLGPMQVPEEAYYGVHTLRAVDNFQISRTTINQIPEFIRGMVMVKKATAIANRNVHALPNHKAEAIIWACDDVLTNHRCMDQFPIDVFQGGAGTSVNMNTNEVIANLALEHLGEPKGSYDVINPNDDVNMSQSTNDAYPTGFRLGLHFAIDQLTKHLDALERAFLAKGNEFRNILKMGRTQLQDAVPMSLGQEFRAFAFNLAEERLQLERAQEHLREVNMGATAIGTGVNTPPGYQAAVIEALNEVTGIEIKPSRDLIEATSDTGAYVNAHAAVKRVAMKLSKICNDLRLLSSGPRAGLNEINLPERQAGSSIMPAKVNPVIPEVVNQICFKVFGNDVTVSMAAEAGQLQLNVMEPVIAQCVFESVRYLARACTTLRTLCVVGITANPEVCRHYVDNSIGIITYLNPLIGHHNGDVIGKEAAKTGKPVRQLVLDKGLLDEETLDEVLSVENLLSPTFQGTLYDDQDQPITR; translated from the coding sequence ATGTCTGAAACCCCAACCCCGTCACCGAACGCGCTTGCCTCCACCTCCGGCAAGGTCGTGGCGTCCACCGACATCATCACCTCTGCCGAGACCTACTCGCAGAAGGCACGATCCGCCGAGAGCTTCCGCACGGAAGTAGACCTGCTCGGCCCCATGCAGGTGCCGGAGGAGGCCTACTACGGCGTGCACACCCTCCGCGCCGTGGACAACTTCCAGATCTCCCGCACCACCATCAACCAGATCCCGGAGTTCATCCGCGGGATGGTCATGGTGAAAAAGGCCACGGCCATCGCGAACCGGAATGTACATGCGCTTCCCAACCACAAGGCTGAGGCCATCATCTGGGCATGCGACGACGTCCTCACTAACCACCGCTGCATGGATCAATTCCCCATCGACGTGTTCCAGGGCGGCGCCGGCACGTCGGTGAACATGAACACTAACGAGGTCATCGCCAACCTCGCCCTCGAGCACCTCGGCGAGCCCAAGGGCAGCTACGACGTCATCAACCCCAACGATGACGTGAACATGTCGCAGTCCACCAACGATGCGTACCCTACGGGATTCCGCCTGGGCCTCCACTTCGCTATCGACCAGCTCACCAAGCATCTCGACGCCCTCGAGCGCGCGTTCCTTGCAAAGGGCAATGAGTTTCGGAACATCCTGAAGATGGGGCGCACGCAGTTGCAAGACGCCGTGCCGATGTCCCTGGGCCAGGAGTTCCGCGCCTTCGCGTTCAACCTCGCGGAGGAGAGGCTGCAGCTCGAGCGCGCACAGGAGCATTTGCGTGAGGTCAACATGGGCGCCACCGCGATCGGCACCGGGGTCAACACGCCACCCGGCTACCAGGCTGCCGTGATCGAGGCGTTGAACGAGGTGACGGGCATCGAAATCAAGCCTTCACGTGATCTCATCGAGGCCACCAGCGACACGGGAGCGTACGTCAACGCCCACGCCGCGGTGAAGCGGGTGGCGATGAAGCTATCGAAGATTTGTAACGACCTGCGCCTGTTGTCCTCCGGGCCGCGTGCTGGGTTGAATGAGATCAACTTGCCGGAGCGTCAGGCCGGTTCGTCGATCATGCCGGCCAAGGTCAACCCGGTGATCCCGGAAGTGGTCAACCAGATTTGTTTCAAGGTGTTCGGCAACGATGTAACCGTCAGCATGGCGGCCGAGGCCGGACAGCTGCAGCTCAACGTCATGGAGCCGGTCATCGCTCAGTGCGTGTTTGAGTCCGTGCGCTACCTGGCTCGCGCCTGCACAACGCTGCGCACGCTGTGTGTCGTGGGCATCACCGCAAATCCCGAGGTCTGCCGCCACTACGTGGACAATTCCATCGGCATCATCACGTACCTCAACCCGCTCATCGGCCACCACAACGGTGACGTGATCGGTAAGGAAGCCGCCAAGACCGGTAAGCCCGTTCGGCAACTGGTTCTGGACAAGGGCTTGCTGGATGAAGAGACCCTCGATGAGGTTCTCAGTGTCGAGAATCTCTTGAGCCCCACGTTCCAGGGCACGCTCTATGACGACCAGGATCAGCCGATCACGCGCTAG